In the genome of Lathyrus oleraceus cultivar Zhongwan6 chromosome 4, CAAS_Psat_ZW6_1.0, whole genome shotgun sequence, the window TCTCTTTCCCTAGCCTTATTTTCCTCTTTTCTCACAAAAATTCTACGTAATGTTCAACTCCCTCCTTCTAATTCTCTTTTTGCACTAAAAACCTAGTCTCCTCATTAGATTATTTCTATTTTACCCTTACTTTTCTCTCTAATCCCCACATTTCCATCAATATCTCTACAACTTCtattttctttttatctttttattttattaaaataatcaaatcaaaatactattttaataaataaaataattctAAGTTATTATATCTTTCTCTAATTACTCTTCATACCTTACTACAAGGTCACTCACCCTCTCTCTCACCCACATTCATCTATCCACCCACACACAATAATCAAATAATTACTCAAATAAATACCCAAAAAGTAcaattaaatttaaataaataaatttactaaaattggggtgttacaactctccctcaCTTAAATAATTTTCACCTTTGAAAATTACCTTAAGTAAACAACTTCAGATACGAATCCTTCATTTGGCTCTCAAGCTCCCAAGTCACGTTTCCACCAGCTGATCCTCCCCAATTTACCTTCACTAAGGTTATTTACTTACCACACAACTTCTTCACTTCCCAATACTCTATCTGCATGGGTGATACCTCAAAAATAAGGTTATCTCTCATCTGcacatcatccacttggatcacatgagacaAATCTgaaatgtatctcctcaactgagacacgtgaaacacatcatgaagattatCAAGTGATGGTGGCAAAGCAATCTGATAGGCCAATTCTCCTATCATACGCATAATCTGGTACAGATAGATGAAACTCGAAGTAAGCTTTCCAaacttcaaggctcgaccaacactAGTTACCAGAGTAACTCTAAGAAACACATGATCGTCCTCTTGGAACTTAACTGCTTTCCTCCccttgtcatggtaactcttttgacgactctgcGAAGCTCTCATCTATCTTGAATCATTTTAATCTTCTCTGTCGTCTGTAGGATAATCTCATGCTTAATTAtaacactctctcccgattcataccaacacaaaggtgtcctaCACCTTCTATCATACAACGCCTCAAAcggtgtcattccaatactcgaatggaaacttttgttgtaggtaaactcaatcaaaaGTAAAAATCTATCCCAAGCATATCCTTGTTATAATACACAAGCTCTCAACAAGTCTTCTAAAGATTGGATAGTTCTATATGTCTGACCATCTGTCTGCAGATGATAAGTggaactcaaacgcaacttcgtacctAAAGCCTTATGCAAAATCTCCCAGTATCTCGACGTAAGCCCCAGATCTCTGTTAGATACAGTACTGGATGAAATACCATGCAGACTAACAATCCTCTCAATATACATCTCCTCCAGTTTTTCTAATGGATAATTAAGTCTCATTAGAAGGAAATGAGTCGATTTAGTCAACCTATCCATAATAACCCAAATAGTATCACAACTCTTCGTTGTCCTTGGCAATCCAGACACAAAGTCCATCAAATGTTGTCCTATTTCCAATTTGGAATAGACAATGGTTGCATCAAACCCAACGACTTATGATGCTCAACTTTTGACTTCTGATAAGTCAAACATGCATACACAAATTCAACAACCTCCTTCTTCATTCTAGGACACTAAAATatctttctcatatattgataCGTCTTTGTAGCACCAagatgaatactcagaccacttcgTGTCCTTCCTCAAGcatactcttcttaagttcagGCACATCAAGAACACAAATCCTATCTCTGAATCTGATCACACCATTCTCATCGATTATGTATTCACCACCTTGGTCTTGGTTGATTAAAGTTAATCGATCAACCAATCTCAAATCAGTCCCTTGACCTTCTTTAATCTCTTCGAGAACACTATTAGTGAGCTTCAGCATACCCAGTTTCACACTCTGTGACGTGacttcacaaaccaaactcaaatctctaaatttATTGATCAACTTTAACTCTTTAGCCACTAGTGTTGACATATGCAACATCTTCTTGCTCAACGCCTCGACTACGACATTGGCTTTACCAGAATGGTAATTTAAACCAAAATCACAGTCCTTCAAATTATCGCATGATTTAATAAAAAGTACAACCACATAGGGTGTCACTCACATCAAATATATCCTACTCCGTAACACCGATTACATTATTTCATATAAAACTTGTCATCGCATGttcaccttcacttagggtatcatcaTATCAAAATCATCATTAAACAATTATTAAAGGTATATTATCTCATTATATTTAGTCTCAAACTTCAACCTTCATAACATTAATAAAATGGATCACATCAATCAACTCCAACGAATCAGTTGGAATCTCTACGAAATCAAAAACAATATTTACTTCAACATAAGCATCGTAATAAGTAAAACAAACATTCTCAACCTGATGTTACATAGTTAGATCAAGACACCACTAATCAAAATGATAAACTAAGGAAATACTCCAAAAGCCAACTTCCACTTACTTCAGTGAGGTATTCTCTCGAGTATCTacacgatgcccatgtaaagaCAACATTCAAATAGGAGGGGTGAGAAATACATTTAAATAATAAACGATGCATAAACAGTTAGAGTATATTAAATATAATACAATTAAAACATAATACACTATGCACCACAACACATGTATTCAAGTTTCACCCACTTCACAATAATACACAATCAATATGCAAATGTGACtctcaacaacatcaa includes:
- the LOC127138150 gene encoding uncharacterized protein LOC127138150 — its product is MRASQSRQKSYHDKGRKAVKFQEDDHVFLRVTLVTSVGRALKFGKLTSSFIYLYQIMRMIGELAYQIALPPSLDNLHDVFHVSQLRRYISDLSHVIQVDDVQMRDNLIFEVSPMQIEYWEVKKLCGMKFIFGVFMYPPLMVFEGFRELWKYRNA